The genomic region ACTATAGACGAAATATAGATGCTATATAAAAGCATTATAATAAAAAAGGAGTAAATCGGAATACCATAGAAGATATTAAATACCTTACTAAAAATTAAATGTAAAATTAAAATTTGAACAATTAAAAAGAACATCATTGATAATAGATAGCCTAGTATAATTTCCATTTCACTTAGGGATAAATATAGTCTTATTAAAGTTCCCTCTCTTTTTTCTGTTACTATTGTTGTAAATATATACCCTAATGATAATACTAGGAAAGTTATAATTATACCAATATATCCTGAGCCTAATCCCATATTCCCTAGACTATCCCCACCAATTTCAACAGCACCATTAATTTGCCTATGTTTAAGTTTCATTAGTTGTTCCGGATACCAATAAGACTCAGAAGTATCAAAAACATTTTGCCACAGTACATCTTTACTAAGATATGTTATACCTCTCCATTCATATTCACTTACAACTATATTAGCTGCTCTAGCATTACTCAATAATCTAACAACACCACTAGCAATTATTTCACTAATTGTATCTGCACCTATGGCAGCTCCTGACTTTAGCACTGTTATTTTAGGATATTTATCTCCTTTAATTAGTTCTTCAAACCCATGTTCAATAATATATGCTCCCTCAATTTTATTTTTTCTTATTAGTTCTCTAGCATTTTCTTCATTTGTTTCCAAAACAGAAATAACATCATTTTCTTTAATAAGAGAAATCAAAATTTTAGAATATCCACTAATATCCTTATCAACAACTGCTATCGGAACTGTGCTTACAGTATTAGGGCTATAAATATATGAAATTAAATATATCAATATTAAAGGAAAAAGAAATAGAGAGACTATATTTCTAGGTGATTTTAGTATTAGCTTAATTCTTAGTTTCGCAATAAGTAGAGCTTTCAACTTTTTCCACACCTTTCCTTATATGTCAATGTCGTAATAGAAGCAATGAAGAACATAATAGTTACTAATGCTAGTACCATTAAAGATGTATGAACATCCTTCTGATTATTTGTAAATATCCCTATAAACCCATTCAAAGCCCAATAATTAGGTGTATATCTAGATAGTATTGTTATATTATCAGGTAAATATATTGTAGGTATGAAGCTACCACCTATAATTGCCATAATTAAAATAAATGAATTACCCATAGTAACATATTTATCTTCAGAGCCTATATACAATGATGCAAATAAACCTAAGGAAATAACTGAACAGTTTACTAGAACAAATAACAAAATTAATAATAGAAATTCTTTGTTAATATTTGTATTTAATATAAACAATGTAATTATTAAAATAAAGGAAGATTGGATCAATATTTTACAAAATAAATATATATATTTTCCTAATAAATATTTGAATCCACTAACACCACCTAAGCGTAATCTCTTAAAAACTAAATTATTCCGTTCATAGATTACCTCTTTTCCACCTGTTATTGCAATAAACATTGTTAAAAGTACTAAAACAGAAAAAAGATAAAATTCCATAGATGATATATTATTAATACTCAATATAGTTTCCTTATTCAATACATTACTTCTGGCTAAATAGACTCTAAATGTAATATCATTTATTACTGAGTCAATTTTTTTAGATTTCTCTTCATATGACATGTCTGTCATTCCATAGTAATCCCACACTGCATTTACAGCACTTTGACCAGCTGATACACTTTTCATATAACTATTAAGTAAGGATTCAATTACTTTTGACTGAACCGGACTTGCACTATTAGTTATCAGCTGTACAGGATAATTCCTTCCAACCTCTAAACTATTTATAAAGCCCTTGGGTATAATTATTGCTGCCATCGCATTATTATTTTCCACAGTTTTTTCAGCTTCTTCAACATTCTGAAGAACTAATATATCTAAAATGTTTTTTATATTTTGATCCTCAGATACTTGATGCAGTAAAAGGTTTGATAGAGGATGTGCATCTTCATTTACTACAACCACATTAGCTTTATTTATAAATAATCCCTCTTTAAAAAGGAAACTAAGACCATTTGAAATAGAAACTATTGTGATTAGACTTGCAAAAGTAACTAACAAAAGCTTTTTATATGCCCTTAACCCGTCTCTTTTCATATCTTTCATTGCAATTAATAAAATTTGATGCATTTACCCACCTCATAAATAGATTTACTATAAAAAAAAGACTGGCGTTAACCAGTCCCTATATAAATTTAGTCTAGTAGTATACATTTCCTAAGTACATAAAAAGCAACTCATAAAAATCTACACTATTTGTTTCATTTAATTCTGGTATTTCTATAGTTAAAGGTTGATTTATATTCCATGCGTCAGTTTCAACAAATAAATCAAATAAAACAGATGTTTCATTGTCCCTAAAATTTAATGAAATATCAGAAACCGCTTTAACAATATTCGATTTATCATTAATATATAAACTCATCTTTATAGAAGTGTTATCGAAATCGATAACTTCTTTGATTTGTTCAAATACTTTATCGAAATCACCGTCAAAATTTTGGTCTATTTCTCTTCTCAATGAGTTTAAGTCATTATCAAACTCAGCTCTTGTCATATATGGATTTGAAATAGTTACTAGTTCAAATAAAAGGTCAGCAAATTCAGGATCATTTATCATTGTATATGCATTTGTGAAAATATCTTTTAATTCGGTTTCTCCAATATTAATATCAATTTCAGTTGCATTAGTATTTGAATTTGCAATAGTTATTTCTTTTTTTCCATTATTTTTAAACATACTTTCTTCAAGTAAATCTAAATACATTTCAACTATTTTTGTTGCAAGCTTAACCATTTCCTCATCATTTCCGAATAAATCCACCTGTTCTTGACCAAGCTCTTCCATTAATTTATCAGAGTCTATAACAACATATCCTGTCGCTAATCTAGGATCATTCATCATCATACCAAGAATTGGAACATTTAGAGCAATAACTCTATCATTAATAAACATTTTACCTTCAAATGACATTCCACCAATGTTTACATTTGCATTAATTTCAGCTTTTTTCGCAGCAGTATCAGTTTTACCATTTAGTACAATTCTTGAGTTATTAAGCATATTTGAAATAAAGTCAAACTGAGGATCATTAACATTTGTACCACTTAAACTCATTGACATATCTACTTTGAATTCTTGTGTTTTAACATCTAAATCATTCATAAAAGCATCATATACCATCTCTTTTGGAGTTTTCACGACACCGCTAGTGCTTTTGCTCCCACACCCAACTAATACAGTTGTTATCATTAGTAAAGCAACAAATAATGATAACATTTTTCTCTTGTTAAACATTATATTCCCCCCCATTTTTTAAATCCGTTACTATAATAACACATATGTAAAATTTTGTCTATTGGCATGCAGCACTATTACTTTTATGTCATATTTTTAGAATAAAAATAATTGACTGTTTTTTACTAATGTAGCCATAAAAAAGTTTTCTTTTGAATATGTATTAATGTAGTTACCTCTGTTACATTGTTTGCTAAATTATTCTTTCAAAATAATTAATCTTAGCCCTTTAAATAACTATTTATTACCTGAAAGGAGGCTTTATATGGTAGACGCTCTAGGTTGGCTAAATTCAGTACTAATTATTTTTATGGTACTTATATATCCACTTAAAAGAATGTATCTAAAAAAACGAAAACCAGAGTTATTAGCCCTTTATAAAAGTGCTCGAAATTATCATCCTCTTCTAGGCTTTACTATTGTACTAATAGGACTAATTCATGGTTTTATGGCATTAGGAACTATACGACTACATACGGGCACTTTAGTACTCTTTACGGTAATTTTTATGGGATGCATTACTACTTTCGGAAGAAAAAAAATACTTTTTAGTAAAACTTGGTTGAAACTACATAAGACTTTAATTCCTTTACTTTTCGTATTTATAATAATTCACATTTTCTTTAGAAATATTATTTAGCTAAATAAGTCCTAACTAACCGATTTGTTCTTTAAAATCGGTTAGTTTTTTCTTTATACTATTATACTTAATACTTCCTCAATAGTATCTATTGAGTATCCCCCTTTATTATACTTCCGCTTAGCTATAATAACTTGTAGTTCATTACCTGTATTAATTACCCTCTTTAGTGTTTTAGGTGTTTCTATAAAGGCACCTAACTCATTAAATTCCTCATCTAACACCACAAAAGTTGGTATTCTTATCTTACCTTCATATTTATATTTTTCCATCACTTCTTCATTCCCTTCTCTAGGGACAATTCTCATCTGTATATTAGAATTAATTTCTGTTAACTTAAAAAGGCAGGGTACGTTTATCTTGCAATCAGGACACCATATTTCAGCAAAACTTAATACATTTATTCTTTTCTTAATAAGCTTAATAGAATTAATTAATGTACCATCTATAATAATATTATTATATGTGTTAAGGATTAAGTCCCTGTTAATATCCCCATCAAGATTAATAAATGTTTGGAAATCTACACCCTTTTCGAAAAGTTCTTTCAAAATCATATATTATTCCTCCCCTTTAACATTTAACATATTTATATTATATCATTATTTGTTTAATACTTAGTAATTAGATATAATTATTACTGTAATAAAATTTATTAAAATTCTAACAATACTATTAAAAATTGAAGGATTTATTATTTTTTTATCGAATACTGTAAAAGTTGTATTTTAAGGAGGACATATGAAAGTTATATTAGCTGAGCATTCGGGATTTTGTTTTGGAGTTGAAAAGGCAATTAACACTGTTTTTTCTAAAATGAATGAAGAAAATATAGATAAGAGATTATATACCTTAGGACCATTAATTCATAATACCCATGTAGTAAATGAGTTAGAAAAAAAAGGCATTAAAGCGGTTGATGACTTAGATGATATTAGTAATGGTATTATTATCATTCGCTCCCATGGTGTTCCTGAGGAAGTTTATGAAAAAGCCAAATTAAAAGGCTTAGAAATCGTAGATACTACATGCCCTTATGTTAAAAGAATTCAAAATATAGTAAAAGATTATTATTTAATAGGTTATACTATAATTATAGTTGGAAGTCCAGATCATCCTGAAGTTATTGGTATTAATGGATGGTGCAATAACGAGGCAATTATAATAAACTCTATTGACCAGACAAAAAATATTTCATTTATAGATAAGATATGTTTAGTATCCCAAACTACAATGCCAATTGAACTGTTTTGTGAGATAAGTAAAGACTTAGAAAATAAAACTAATGATATTAAAAAGTTCGATACTATCTGCACAGCAACAAAGCGTAGACAAGATTCTACGAGAAACTTAGCTAAAGAAGTAGATGCAATGGTAGTAATTGGAGATAATCATAGCTCTAACACTAAGAAGTTATTGGAAATTTGTCATAGTATTAATCCAGACGCTGCCTTTCTTATTCAGTCAAAGGATGAACTTCCAATAGATCAGTTAAAAAAATATAATGTTATTGGTGTAACAGCTGGTGCCTCTGCACCTAGCTGGATAATAAAAGATATTGTTGAAATATTAAAAGAAATATAGTAAATTTATAAGTATGTTAATTTATGTGTAAGTTACATATTTATTATAATAAGGAGGCAATCTCATGATTAACGAAATGGAAAGCTTTATGGAGGAAATAGAAAAATCTATGCGTGTTCCTCGTCGTGGAGAAATAATAACAGGAAAGGTTATTAACGTAACTGCTAATGAAATAGCTGTAAATATAGGTTATAAATCTGACGGTGTTATTCCAAGGGATGAAATTTCAAATGACGATTCTGTAGACCCAAGAGAATTAGTTAAACCAGGTGATGAAATAAGAGTTTATGTAATTAAAAGTGATGATGGGGAAGGAAACATCTTACTTTCTAAAAAAAGAGTGGATGCAGAAAAAGGATGGGAAGACCTTCAAAAAATACAAGAATCTCAATCTATAGTTGAAGCAAAAGTAACTGAAGCTGTAAGAGGTGGAGTTATTGCTATAGCAAGAAATGTAAGATGTTTTATCCCAGCAAGTCAATTATCTGATAGATATGTTTCAAATCTTGATGAATTTGTAGGAAAAACTTTTAACACAAAAGTAACTGAGATAGATAGAAAGAAAAATAAAGTAGTTTTAACAAGAAAAGCAGTATTAGAAGAAGAAAACAAAAAGAATAAAAAAGAAATTTATAGTACTTTAGAAAAAGGCAAGGTTTTATTAGGTACTGTTAGACAAATAACTAACTTTGGTGCTTTTATTGATTTAGGCGGACTTGACGGTTTAGTTCATATCTCTGAATTATCTTGGGGAAGAGTTAAACATCCATCTGAAATTTTAAAAATTGGTGACCAAGTTAAAGTTGAAGTACTAGATTTTGATAAAGAAAAAGATAAAATTTCTTTAAGTATTAAAAGCACGCTAGTAGCACCATGGGACAATATCCAAAATGAACTTAACGTAGGCGATATTGTAACAGGTAAAGTTGTTAGACTAGCAGACTTCGGTGCATTTATTGAACTTAAGCCTGGATTAGATGGACTAGTTCATATTTCTCAAATTAGTACAGACCATATTGCTAAGCCATCAGATAGATTAAAAGTTGGTGAATCAGTTAAAGTAAAGGTACTAGACATTAATACAACAGATAAACGTATAAGCTTAAGTATTACTGCAGCTAACGAACCTGTTGAAGAAAAAATTGAATATAATAATGATGATACATCAGTTACTATAGGTGATGTTATAAAGAAATAAAGAGTCCTAGACTCTTTATTTTTTTATGCTATAATTGATTTATACAATAAAACCATGTTCAAAAGGGGAGATTTTATGGACGGATATGAAATTTTTAAACAGAAGGTATACAAAAAAACGGGGATTGATTTATCTTCCTATAAAGAACGTCAAATGAAAAGAAGAATTGAGTCTCTAATGCAAAGAAATGGATTTAATGATTTCGATAACTATTTTAATGCATTTACTAATTCAAAGATATTTGATGAGTTTATAAATTACCTTACTATAAACGTATCTGAGTTTTATCGTAATCCTCAACAGTGGGATGTTCTAGAAGCTGAAGTATTCCCGATTCTATTAAAAAATAAATCAAATATTAAAATATGGAGTGCAGCCTGCTCAACTGGAGAAGAGCCTTATTCTTTAGTTATGCTATTAACAAAATTTCTACCTTTGAATCAAATTAATATTATAGCTACGGATATTGATTTAGGTGCAATAAATAAGGCAAAAGTAGGCCTCTATACTGCAAAGAGTGTTGCGAACCTACCCAAAGTACATATTGATAAATACTTTACTCAAGTAAGCGATAGCTATAAAATAAGTGAAAGTATTAAGAGTAGAGTTACATTTGAGCAGCACAATTTATTAAAGGATACGTACCCAAAAAATTGTGATTTAATAATTTGTAGAAATGTTATGATTTATTTTACTGAAGAAGCTAAGCATGAAATTTATCATAAATTCCATGATTCCTTAGTAAAGGATGGCATTCTTTTTGTTGGAAGTACAGAACAAATCATATTACCTAATAGATACAATCTAGCCCCTATAAAGACATTTTTCTATAAAAAAATGTAATTATTCTATAATAAATGTTAAAAAACATGTTTCCTATTTAGGTAACATGTTTTTATTATTTAAATACTGAATCAAACCCTTGTTGAGTATTTCCATAGCACTAATTAAGTCTTCTTCCTTTAATATATATGCAATTCTAACCTCATCATTCCCTAATCCTGGTGTTGAGTAGAAGCCTTTGGCTGGTGCCAGCATTACTGTTTCATTGTTAATACTAAAGTCCTTTAAAAGAAAAATTGAAAAGTCTTCTGCATCTTCTATAGGTAGCTTTGCTATTACATAAAATGCACCTGTAGGTTTTCTGCATATTACATTAGGTATATTATTCAAAGATTGATAAATAATATCTCTTCTCTTTTCATATTCCTTATTTACTGATTTAAAATAGTTCTCTTGTGTATTGTAAAGTTGTATAGCTCCTATTTGCATAAGTGTTGGTGCACACAAACGACTTTGACAAAGCTTTAATATTTGTGCTATTAGTTGCTTATTTTTACTGGCTATACACCCTATTCTAGCCCCACATGCACTAAATCTTTTAGAAATACTATCAATTATAACTACTCTATCTTCTGTTTCCTTCACATTTGCAAAACTGAAGAATTCTAAACCATCATAAACAAATTCCCTGTAAACTTCATCAGAAATAATAAAAAGATTATGCTCTATAGCTATTTCACACAATAATTTTACTTCTTCCTTAGTATATACTACCCCCGTTGGATTTCCAGGGTGTGATACCATTATAGCCTTCGTTTTGGGAGTTATGAAACCTTCTATATAGCTTTTTAGTGGCAAATGAAATCCTTCCTCAGCTCTACAGGTAACCGGCACTATATTAACGTCTACTGCAGAACAGAAGCTATTATAATTGGCATAGAAAGGTTCAGGAACTAAAATCTCATCACCAGCATCTGCTATGGCGATAATAGAAAATTGTAGTGCTTCAGATCCCCCATTTGTAATTAATATTTCGTCTTCTTCGAAATCGATTTCGTATCCTTTGTAGTATTGAATAATTGATTGGATTAGCTCCGGTATTCCTTCCGATGGCGAATACGCAAGTACTTTTTCACTGTAGTTTGTTACAGTTTCCATAAAGGCGGGCGGTGTTAGTATGTCTGGCTGTCCAATATTTAAATGATAAATCTTTTTTCCACTTTTTTTAGCAGCAACAGCATATGGTGCTAGCTTTCTTATTGGTGATTCCTGCATAGATATAATCCTGCTAGATAAGTTCATAAAATAAAGTCCCCTGTCCTATAATAATTATAATAGTTTTAAACCTAATTATAATATATTCTAAGACTTTTACCGTATTATTTCAACAATTTTTTTAATATTCTTATTAGTATTAATTATTAAATTTTCTATTGATATGTATCTTAATGAAATATATGTCAATAATAGAAATATATTTTAATTTTTAGGAGGATAAGTAATGCGAATACCTAATCACATCGGCATTATACCTGATGGCAATAGAAGATGGGCCGAAAACCAAGGTCTAACAAAAGAAAAAGGCTATGATTTAGGACTAGACCCTGGTATGGACATGTTTCGTATATGTAAAGAATTGGGTGTTAAAGAAATTACATACTATGGCTTTACTGTAGATAATACAAAGCGTCCAACAGTTCAGCGACTGGCATTTACTAACGCATGCATTAAGGCAGTTCAAATGTTAGCAAAAGAGGATGCTGCTTTATTAGTTTTAGGAAACTCAGACTCCCCTATGTTTCCTAAGGAACTGCTACCTTTTAGGGAGCGTAAAACCTTTGGTAAAGGGAGTATTAAAGTCAACTTCCTAGTTAACTACGGTTGGCAATGGGACTTAGCTAAGCTTAATGAAGAAACAAATAACTCCAAGCTAAACTGTTATAAATATATTAATTCTAATGATATTTCAAGAATTGATTTAATTATTAGATGGGGTGGTAGAAGACGTCTTAGTGGATTTCTACCCGTTCAATCTGTATATGCGGATTTCTTCGTAGTAGATGAATATTGGCCTGACTTTAAAGAACAACATGTGCATGATGCTTTAAAATGGTATAGCGAACAAGATATAACCTTAGGTGGTTAACGAGAAGTCTTGCAATAATGCAGGACTTCTTTTTTATTTATTTTAAGAAAATAAATTCATTTTCTTTTAAACAATTAAGTGTGATATAGCTAAAATAAGAAAATATTGTTACTATATATAGTCTGAAAAGTTAGATATAATTACTCTGTTAATATAGTCGATTAACTATAATTAAGTTACTATATTAATTTCAATTCTTATAATTACTATACTTTCAATTTCATTTGTGATAGTGAATCCACCACTCAACTCTAATGATATATCTTATGAGTGGAATTGGTAACGTGTCAATTTATGAGTTGCGAAATCCCTGCAAAAGTAGAGCTAGGGTGGTAAGTAGAAGTTTTCATATGGTAGCAGGTGCAGGTATTGATGAAGATTCTGATATTACTTTTCATAATATCGATGCATACAGAATTAAACAAGAACCTAATAGAGAAAAAAGAGAGCAGTTTATAAGAATGTGAGAAAGAAATACAATATCTCACTATGATTTAAAAGTTTCACATCACAACACAGTAGAATCCATTACTATAAAATAAGGTGTTCTGGGATTCCTCTTAAGTTTTCTCAAATTACTACACCTTCAACTTATTAAAAGTCTATTTATAAGTGTGCAACTACAATAAGTGTGATCAATTGCGCATCTGGATAAGAATGTGCATAAATCACTAATTGAATTGGTAATTGCCGTTCAAAACACTCTCTACTAATATTATACCATTATTTACATATTATTTCGAGACTACTTTTCTTATAATTTCTACACTATAATGTTATACATAAACTAAAATAAGAGGTGGATCAATATGCATAACAAACAGGATGTGTTAGATAATGGACCTTTCTTTCATGGTACTAAAGCAGAACTAAAAATTGGAGATCTATTAGTACCACAACACTTATCAAATTACCAAGATAAAAAGTCCAACTATATATACTTTACTGCAACATTAGATGCGGCTAAATGGGGTGCTGAATTAGCAACATCTGACTTAAAGGAAAGGATTTATATTGTCGAACCGTTAGAAGATTTCGAAAATGATCCGAACTTAACTGACAAAAGATTTCCTGGTAATCCTACACGATCATATAGGTCTAAATCTCCTTTAAAAATAGTAGCTGAATTAGGTTCATGGGAAAGACATTCCGATGAAGAGATAAACAATATGCTTACAACTTTAAAAAAACTAAGGGAACAAGGGAAAGCTATAATATACGATTAATACTTGAGAATCTTCAAACCTGCGGGAGTTCATAATAAGAGAAATATCCTATATGATTCTTAGCGTTAAATATAATTAAATCTGTATATACTATGTTCATATGTAAATAAAGAGGTGTTTTGTATGAAAATAGGCTATGCTTGTATTTCTCTTGGTGTTAATTATAAAACTAATAGAAGATTTATTTTAAAAAATTTTACAGTTGATAAGTTTTTAGAAACTAGTAGGTCGAATCTTTTGGACTTAAATAAAATATTAAAATACAACATAGACAATAGAATTTACCTATTTAGAATAAGTTCTGATATTATTCCCTTTGGGAGCCATGAAATTAATACTATAAATTGGACAAAGGCTTTTAAGGATGAGCTGCTTGAAATTGAAAAATTCATTAAAAATAATAGCATTAGAGTATCCATGCATCCTGGCCAGTACACTGTATTAAACTCTCCGGACCAGCAAACTGTTATAAAATCAATTAAGGACATAGAATACCACTGTACTTTTCTAGACTCATTGAACGTAGACTACAGCTGTAAAATAATAATACACGTTGGAGGAGTATATAATAACAAACAAGAGTCCCTTATGCGATTTAAACAAAACTTTAAATTGTTATCGAGCTCCTCAAAAAAAAGATTGGTTATTGAAAACGATGAGCGGTCCTATAATATTTCTGATGTTTTACAATTAAGTGATAGCATAGGTATACCAGTTATTTTTGATAATCTCCACCACAACTTAAACCCATCTTTATCTACGAACCTAACTGAAATTTTACATAAAGTTAGTAAAACCTGGAGTAATTTAGATGGATCCATGAAACTACACTATTCGGATATGGCGCAAAACAAAAAAGTCGGTGCTCACTCCGACTTCGTTGATACATCTAACTTTATTAAGTTTTATAATGAAGTACTATCCTTTTCTCCAGACATCATGCTAGAAGTTAAAGATAAGGATCTATCAGCAATTAAATGTATTAATTGTGTAAATTCAAATTTCGTAGATATAAATAAAATCTGGAATAAATATAAATTTACAGTACTTGAACGAAGTCAATCTGTTTATTCGAATTGTATTATGGTTGTAGATAATGGAGAGGTCTTAAAACTATACGAACTAATAGACGAAGCATTAGCTCTTCCTGTCAAAAAAGAAAGTCTAATTAATGCTTTAAATCTTATTGACTGCTATTTAGAAGATGTAATCATGTATAAAGAAAAAGTACTACTCAAAACACTAATAGCCAAAGGGGATTTCTCAAAAGCTAAAACCTTATTACATAGATTATCGGCAAAATACAATATTAGCGGTTTGCTTAATTCATATTACTTTATATATTAAAATAAACACTCTTCAAAAACAAGTATATCCTCTTTCTTTACTTGTTTTTTCTTTACTAACCCTGCCTTAAATTCTATGGCATACTTCGCATCTTTAACCCTTGCCCTTGAACC from Serpentinicella alkaliphila harbors:
- a CDS encoding ABC transporter permease; translated protein: MKALLIAKLRIKLILKSPRNIVSLFLFPLILIYLISYIYSPNTVSTVPIAVVDKDISGYSKILISLIKENDVISVLETNEENARELIRKNKIEGAYIIEHGFEELIKGDKYPKITVLKSGAAIGADTISEIIASGVVRLLSNARAANIVVSEYEWRGITYLSKDVLWQNVFDTSESYWYPEQLMKLKHRQINGAVEIGGDSLGNMGLGSGYIGIIITFLVLSLGYIFTTIVTEKREGTLIRLYLSLSEMEIILGYLLSMMFFLIVQILILHLIFSKVFNIFYGIPIYSFFIIMLLYSIYISSIVMTIAIRMNITESLNSYYSIVVILTSIVGGCFWPVELLSRPFQYIALFTPQGLFLYIIKLTRIGAYFEVIAYSLLIITISILLIRYSAKKLSIIIQGEI
- a CDS encoding ABC transporter permease is translated as MHQILLIAMKDMKRDGLRAYKKLLLVTFASLITIVSISNGLSFLFKEGLFINKANVVVVNEDAHPLSNLLLHQVSEDQNIKNILDILVLQNVEEAEKTVENNNAMAAIIIPKGFINSLEVGRNYPVQLITNSASPVQSKVIESLLNSYMKSVSAGQSAVNAVWDYYGMTDMSYEEKSKKIDSVINDITFRVYLARSNVLNKETILSINNISSMEFYLFSVLVLLTMFIAITGGKEVIYERNNLVFKRLRLGGVSGFKYLLGKYIYLFCKILIQSSFILIITLFILNTNINKEFLLLILLFVLVNCSVISLGLFASLYIGSEDKYVTMGNSFILIMAIIGGSFIPTIYLPDNITILSRYTPNYWALNGFIGIFTNNQKDVHTSLMVLALVTIMFFIASITTLTYKERCGKS
- a CDS encoding DUF6583 family protein, whose translation is MFNKRKMLSLFVALLMITTVLVGCGSKSTSGVVKTPKEMVYDAFMNDLDVKTQEFKVDMSMSLSGTNVNDPQFDFISNMLNNSRIVLNGKTDTAAKKAEINANVNIGGMSFEGKMFINDRVIALNVPILGMMMNDPRLATGYVVIDSDKLMEELGQEQVDLFGNDEEMVKLATKIVEMYLDLLEESMFKNNGKKEITIANSNTNATEIDINIGETELKDIFTNAYTMINDPEFADLLFELVTISNPYMTRAEFDNDLNSLRREIDQNFDGDFDKVFEQIKEVIDFDNTSIKMSLYINDKSNIVKAVSDISLNFRDNETSVLFDLFVETDAWNINQPLTIEIPELNETNSVDFYELLFMYLGNVYY
- a CDS encoding thioredoxin family protein is translated as MILKELFEKGVDFQTFINLDGDINRDLILNTYNNIIIDGTLINSIKLIKKRINVLSFAEIWCPDCKINVPCLFKLTEINSNIQMRIVPREGNEEVMEKYKYEGKIRIPTFVVLDEEFNELGAFIETPKTLKRVINTGNELQVIIAKRKYNKGGYSIDTIEEVLSIIV
- the ispH gene encoding 4-hydroxy-3-methylbut-2-enyl diphosphate reductase, which gives rise to MKVILAEHSGFCFGVEKAINTVFSKMNEENIDKRLYTLGPLIHNTHVVNELEKKGIKAVDDLDDISNGIIIIRSHGVPEEVYEKAKLKGLEIVDTTCPYVKRIQNIVKDYYLIGYTIIIVGSPDHPEVIGINGWCNNEAIIINSIDQTKNISFIDKICLVSQTTMPIELFCEISKDLENKTNDIKKFDTICTATKRRQDSTRNLAKEVDAMVVIGDNHSSNTKKLLEICHSINPDAAFLIQSKDELPIDQLKKYNVIGVTAGASAPSWIIKDIVEILKEI
- the rpsA gene encoding 30S ribosomal protein S1, with translation MINEMESFMEEIEKSMRVPRRGEIITGKVINVTANEIAVNIGYKSDGVIPRDEISNDDSVDPRELVKPGDEIRVYVIKSDDGEGNILLSKKRVDAEKGWEDLQKIQESQSIVEAKVTEAVRGGVIAIARNVRCFIPASQLSDRYVSNLDEFVGKTFNTKVTEIDRKKNKVVLTRKAVLEEENKKNKKEIYSTLEKGKVLLGTVRQITNFGAFIDLGGLDGLVHISELSWGRVKHPSEILKIGDQVKVEVLDFDKEKDKISLSIKSTLVAPWDNIQNELNVGDIVTGKVVRLADFGAFIELKPGLDGLVHISQISTDHIAKPSDRLKVGESVKVKVLDINTTDKRISLSITAANEPVEEKIEYNNDDTSVTIGDVIKK
- a CDS encoding CheR family methyltransferase — protein: MDGYEIFKQKVYKKTGIDLSSYKERQMKRRIESLMQRNGFNDFDNYFNAFTNSKIFDEFINYLTINVSEFYRNPQQWDVLEAEVFPILLKNKSNIKIWSAACSTGEEPYSLVMLLTKFLPLNQINIIATDIDLGAINKAKVGLYTAKSVANLPKVHIDKYFTQVSDSYKISESIKSRVTFEQHNLLKDTYPKNCDLIICRNVMIYFTEEAKHEIYHKFHDSLVKDGILFVGSTEQIILPNRYNLAPIKTFFYKKM
- a CDS encoding pyridoxal phosphate-dependent aminotransferase codes for the protein MNLSSRIISMQESPIRKLAPYAVAAKKSGKKIYHLNIGQPDILTPPAFMETVTNYSEKVLAYSPSEGIPELIQSIIQYYKGYEIDFEEDEILITNGGSEALQFSIIAIADAGDEILVPEPFYANYNSFCSAVDVNIVPVTCRAEEGFHLPLKSYIEGFITPKTKAIMVSHPGNPTGVVYTKEEVKLLCEIAIEHNLFIISDEVYREFVYDGLEFFSFANVKETEDRVVIIDSISKRFSACGARIGCIASKNKQLIAQILKLCQSRLCAPTLMQIGAIQLYNTQENYFKSVNKEYEKRRDIIYQSLNNIPNVICRKPTGAFYVIAKLPIEDAEDFSIFLLKDFSINNETVMLAPAKGFYSTPGLGNDEVRIAYILKEEDLISAMEILNKGLIQYLNNKNMLPK
- a CDS encoding undecaprenyl diphosphate synthase family protein; protein product: MRIPNHIGIIPDGNRRWAENQGLTKEKGYDLGLDPGMDMFRICKELGVKEITYYGFTVDNTKRPTVQRLAFTNACIKAVQMLAKEDAALLVLGNSDSPMFPKELLPFRERKTFGKGSIKVNFLVNYGWQWDLAKLNEETNNSKLNCYKYINSNDISRIDLIIRWGGRRRLSGFLPVQSVYADFFVVDEYWPDFKEQHVHDALKWYSEQDITLGG
- the arr gene encoding NAD(+)--rifampin ADP-ribosyltransferase gives rise to the protein MHNKQDVLDNGPFFHGTKAELKIGDLLVPQHLSNYQDKKSNYIYFTATLDAAKWGAELATSDLKERIYIVEPLEDFENDPNLTDKRFPGNPTRSYRSKSPLKIVAELGSWERHSDEEINNMLTTLKKLREQGKAIIYD